The proteins below are encoded in one region of Penaeus chinensis breed Huanghai No. 1 chromosome 25, ASM1920278v2, whole genome shotgun sequence:
- the LOC125038779 gene encoding uncharacterized protein LOC125038779: MDQLPQHIHGSSTDKSKFFKSNVLGTLAGFLIPVLLPFFHLGIISHLWDEFNYKVDRKGCSCSCWDTIFKGIYERGPSGYKHIYFNITSNTFKIWMVTVLSILLIYESVKRTLRLHFSGQLRKSMLVLLIASVYPHYYSWWSYFNYWNDDFYRQWNHQLFFSITELISTLAVVYLLDKNIPITARSTLIIIDIAILHIMSSSFDQFVTNVINGNGMLHQVLRDIFFMIPDILHVALPLLELKKLARSRNVPTAYVISNREFFCSVSLVIFGWFVCLIL, encoded by the exons ATGGACCAACTGCCTCAGCACATTCATGGCTCCAGCACAGACAAGTCAAAGTTTTTTAAGTCGAACGTCTTAGGAACTTTGGCCGGCTTCCTCATACCTGTCCTGCTACCATTCTTTCACCTGGGGATCATCTCGCACCTGTGGGATGAGTTCAACTACAAAGTGGACCGCAAGGGTTGTTCTTGCTCGTGCTGGGACACCATCTTCAAAG GTATCTATGAACGAGGTCCATCTGGCTATAAGCATATCTACTTCAACATCACATCCAACACCTTCAAAATCTGGATGGTGACTGTCCTCTCCATTCTTTTGATTTATGAGTCAGTCAAGAGAACCCTGCGACTCCATTTTTCTGGTCAG CTGCGTAAATCAATGTTGGTGCTGCTTATAGCTAGCGTGTATCCACATTATTACTCGTGGTGGTCGTACTTTAACTACTGGAATGATGATTTCTATAGACAGTGGAATCATCAGCTCTTCTTCTCGATTACAGAACTCATCTCTACTCTGGCAGTAGTTTACCTGCTAGACAA GAACATTCCAATTACGGCAAGAAGTACTCTCATCATCATAGACATCGCCATTTTACATATCATGTCTTCGAGCTTCGATCAGTTTGTTACAAACGTTATAAATGGGAATGGCATGCTGCATCAG GTTCTGCGTGACATCTTCTTCATGATTCCTGACATACTGCATGTGGCCCTGCCATTACTTGAGCTTAAGAAGCTGGCCCGTTCACGCAATGTTCCAACAGCCTATGTCATATCCAACCGGGAGTTCTTCTGTTCAGTGTCACTTGTGATCTTTGgctggtttgtctgtctgattctttAA